One region of Carya illinoinensis cultivar Pawnee chromosome 8, C.illinoinensisPawnee_v1, whole genome shotgun sequence genomic DNA includes:
- the LOC122318933 gene encoding uncharacterized protein LOC122318933: MASTSLPLINGGIIFSSQYSSLSKHHHSATPLKRGLRRDQDTSMVINRTRGQAFQILANPNVSSGKRGSVNEVIMVDPLEAKRLAAKQMQEIKAKQKFKRRCQIEAINGAWAMIGLTAGLVIEGQTGKSILAQLAGYWSIVVSLFVQ, translated from the exons ATGGCTTCCACATCTCTGCCCCTCATCAATGGAGGCATCATTTTCTCCTCTCAATACTCATCCCTTTCCAAACACCATCACTCCGCAACTCCCCTCAA GCGGGGATTGAGAAGAGACCAAGACACAAGCATGGTCATTAACAGAACCAGAGGACAAGCATTTCAAATCTTGGCTAATCCCAAT GTGTCTTCAGGGAAACGAGGCTCGGTTAATGAAGTGATCATGGTTGATCCTTTGGAAGCCAAGCGGTTGGCTGCCAAACAAATGCAAGAAATTAAAGCAAAACAGAAATTCAAG AGGAGATGTCAAATTGAAGCAATTAACGGAGCTTGGGCAATGATTGGTCTTACAGCAGGTCTGGTAATTGAAGGTCAGACTGGAAAAAGTATTTTGGCTCAG TTGGCAGGATACTGGAGCATTGTTGTCAGTCTTTTTGTGCAGTAA